In Diorhabda sublineata isolate icDioSubl1.1 chromosome 4, icDioSubl1.1, whole genome shotgun sequence, a single window of DNA contains:
- the LOC130442955 gene encoding uncharacterized protein LOC130442955, translated as MADEYVGKMDKIPSTEELLASIEGMEGLSEENKRELRESILNGALLKEAEEMTKTTAEKVASGDGGQMLILFLMISLVFMIIVFFGYKLYSSLTEKERRREEKRKLKQQKKKK; from the exons ATGGCTGATGAATACGTTggtaaaatggataaaataccTTCAACAGAAGAACTACTAGCATCCATTGAAGGTATGGAAGGTttaagtgaagaaaataaacGGGAATTAAGAGAAAGTATTTTAAATGGAGCCCTATTGAAAGAAGCTGAGGAGATGACTAAAACTACCGCAGAAAAAGTAGCCAGTGGTGATGGTGGACaaatgttaattttgtttttaatgatttcccttgtttttatgataattg taTTTTTTGGCTACAAACTGTATTCTTCTCTCACGGAAAAGGAACgaagaagagaagaaaaaagaaaacttaaacaacagaaaaagaaaaagtga